Proteins from one Oscillatoria nigro-viridis PCC 7112 genomic window:
- a CDS encoding peroxiredoxin, with translation MTLPVGCAAPQFTAKDTNGNTVSLSQFAGKTVILYFYPKDDTPGCTRQAQSFKAAHEEYKGKDIVVLGVSRDNEESHQKFTEKYGLPFQLLADVDGTITKAYDVEKGDYAKRVTFVIDGTGKIIQVYEGENLKVDSHAQDILVTIV, from the coding sequence ATGACATTACCAGTTGGGTGCGCTGCCCCTCAATTTACCGCCAAAGACACCAACGGCAACACAGTCTCCCTGTCCCAATTTGCCGGTAAAACCGTAATCTTGTATTTCTACCCCAAAGACGACACCCCAGGCTGCACGAGACAAGCCCAAAGCTTCAAAGCAGCCCATGAAGAATACAAAGGCAAAGATATAGTAGTTCTCGGTGTCAGCCGCGACAACGAGGAATCGCACCAAAAGTTCACAGAAAAATACGGTTTGCCTTTCCAGCTATTAGCAGATGTTGATGGCACGATTACCAAAGCTTACGATGTCGAGAAAGGCGATTATGCCAAGCGCGTTACTTTCGTCATCGACGGTACCGGCAAAATTATTCAGGTTTATGAAGGAGAAAATCTGAAAGTTGACTCTCACGCTCAAGATATTCTCGTCACCATAGTTTAG
- a CDS encoding PEP-CTERM sorting domain-containing protein: MKSIAKNSIHWTYSVAIFCALFALQPQKATAATLSNGWNYAIDSFNDGVTGPQIGGGEFEFYGIAIKETSDTAFIAINSNLSLAGYAEPLAQRGNINYGDLFFNFSGQNFKTANASGSLFGIRFAGGNDSSVATTGVYSNVTAKNVTQTNSGFTNLSLFNDRVLSAGGTPSTGDLAATDPYFEQTGNWTVLNSIATGTKVGEINFLTPATLSALGLNFGQFNAVGSQTIGFSFNKSSMPSGNYIANFFAECANDAIAIKGSFEQGYAEPVPEPATIFGTLAGFAILGIGAAKRKIKCKIS; this comes from the coding sequence ATGAAATCCATTGCTAAAAACAGCATCCACTGGACTTACTCAGTAGCTATTTTCTGTGCCCTTTTCGCACTACAGCCACAAAAAGCTACAGCAGCAACGCTATCCAACGGCTGGAATTATGCGATCGATTCCTTCAACGACGGCGTGACAGGGCCCCAAATCGGCGGCGGGGAATTTGAATTTTACGGCATCGCCATCAAAGAAACATCAGATACAGCTTTCATCGCCATCAACTCCAATCTAAGTTTAGCAGGATACGCCGAGCCGCTAGCTCAAAGAGGCAACATCAACTACGGCGATTTATTCTTCAATTTTTCCGGTCAAAACTTCAAGACAGCTAACGCAAGCGGCAGCTTGTTTGGTATCCGCTTTGCAGGAGGAAATGACTCCAGCGTAGCTACAACAGGCGTTTACAGTAACGTTACTGCTAAAAACGTCACCCAAACTAACTCTGGATTTACAAATCTAAGTCTATTCAACGATCGCGTTCTATCAGCAGGTGGAACGCCGTCTACAGGCGATTTAGCTGCCACCGACCCCTATTTTGAACAAACAGGTAACTGGACGGTTCTCAACTCAATAGCTACGGGTACAAAAGTAGGAGAAATTAATTTTTTAACGCCAGCTACTTTGAGCGCCCTAGGTCTTAATTTCGGTCAGTTTAATGCAGTAGGTTCTCAAACAATTGGATTCAGTTTCAATAAATCCTCAATGCCTTCGGGGAACTACATTGCTAACTTTTTTGCCGAATGCGCTAACGATGCGATCGCCATTAAAGGATCGTTTGAACAAGGCTATGCTGAACCAGTACCAGAACCTGCTACTATCTTCGGTACTTTAGCCGGATTTGCGATTCTAGGCATTGGCGCAGCGAAACGCAAAATTAAGTGCAAGATTAGCTAA
- a CDS encoding DUF4347 domain-containing protein: protein MPNFNCQVSGSALAFIDSQVADYQSLIAGVKPGTEVVVLDGNRDAIDQITQILALRTNIDSIHIVSHGAPGSLQLGKTRLGSENLETYAEKLQQWRSALTLGADILIYGCNVASGPRICPKVRRGINSPSHSASRLKPTGDHLNKQLNKQSSSEDFRYETGVETNGGSEEYARDDRRAIDNECAIDLENAKDREYAIDVSRIYPKVRRGINSPSHSASRLKPTENKAGIQSSSEDFRYETGVSTPGGTDEYAINDRRAIDPKYAIDRENAIIDRECAKDARRAIDNQYAIDRKHKIDGFTFIQRIAQLTNTNVAASKNLTGSAAKGGDWELEVTTGKIAASLAFRPEVLAAYNHVLATLSEARNYSSGQGRISDIGTGDFNGDGFLDLVVPMGENNFPKDLAILLGTGTTGSFGTPISLFKPGKENPNGVAVGDFNGDGKLDLATTNFGFSNNGNFVSIRLGTGTGSFGDPTNFGQGIDHKSIVTGDFNGDGKLDLATTPYSIFDNFISILFGDGTGSFGTPVKISTQTPKFTVATADFNGDGKVRFVQSKPRNWGMTGFYRVIHED from the coding sequence ATGCCAAACTTTAATTGTCAAGTTTCAGGAAGTGCGCTCGCCTTTATCGATTCTCAAGTTGCAGATTATCAAAGTTTGATTGCCGGAGTAAAACCGGGTACGGAAGTAGTGGTTTTGGATGGGAACCGGGATGCGATCGACCAAATTACTCAAATTTTAGCTCTTCGTACCAATATTGACAGCATTCACATAGTTTCTCACGGGGCTCCGGGCAGCTTGCAACTGGGCAAAACCAGATTGGGTTCTGAAAATCTGGAAACTTATGCCGAGAAATTGCAGCAGTGGCGGAGTGCCTTAACTCTGGGTGCGGACATTCTGATTTACGGTTGCAATGTCGCATCAGGGCCTCGCATTTGTCCGAAAGTCCGCCGGGGAATTAATTCCCCGTCTCATAGCGCAAGTCGGTTGAAACCGACTGGGGATCACCTCAATAAACAGTTGAATAAACAGTCCTCTTCAGAGGACTTTCGCTATGAGACGGGGGTTGAAACGAACGGCGGATCGGAGGAATATGCCAGAGACGATCGGCGCGCGATCGATAATGAATGTGCGATCGATCTCGAAAACGCAAAAGATCGTGAATATGCGATCGATGTATCTCGCATTTACCCGAAAGTCCGCCGGGGAATTAATTCCCCGTCTCATAGCGCAAGTCGGTTGAAACCGACTGAAAACAAGGCGGGTATTCAGTCCTCTTCAGAGGACTTTCGCTATGAGACGGGGGTTTCAACCCCTGGCGGAACCGATGAGTACGCGATAAACGATCGACGCGCGATCGATCCTAAATATGCGATCGATCGTGAAAACGCCATAATAGATCGTGAATGCGCCAAAGACGCTCGACGCGCGATCGATAATCAATATGCGATCGATCGCAAACACAAAATAGACGGTTTCACCTTCATCCAGCGCATCGCCCAACTCACAAATACCAACGTTGCCGCCTCCAAAAACCTCACCGGAAGTGCAGCAAAAGGCGGCGACTGGGAACTAGAAGTCACAACCGGGAAAATAGCAGCCTCTTTAGCATTTCGGCCCGAAGTTCTAGCAGCATACAACCATGTCCTTGCAACCTTAAGTGAAGCCAGAAACTATAGTTCGGGCCAAGGAAGGATTTCTGACATTGGTACGGGCGATTTTAATGGTGACGGTTTCCTCGACTTAGTAGTGCCAATGGGGGAAAACAACTTCCCAAAAGATCTTGCCATATTGTTGGGGACGGGTACTACGGGGAGCTTTGGTACTCCTATCAGCTTATTTAAGCCAGGTAAAGAGAATCCCAATGGCGTTGCAGTGGGCGACTTTAATGGAGACGGCAAACTCGATTTAGCTACAACGAATTTCGGTTTTTCCAATAACGGCAATTTCGTTTCGATCCGACTGGGGACGGGTACTGGCAGTTTTGGCGATCCTACCAATTTCGGTCAAGGGATAGATCATAAGTCGATCGTAACCGGTGACTTTAATGGAGATGGCAAGTTAGATTTAGCCACAACTCCTTACTCCATTTTTGATAACTTCATTTCAATACTTTTTGGAGACGGTACTGGTAGCTTTGGCACTCCCGTTAAGATTAGTACACAAACACCAAAGTTTACTGTTGCCACAGCCGACTTTAACGGCGACGGCAAAGTGCGATTCGTTCAGTCGAAACCGAGAAATTGGGGGATGACTGGCTTCTACAGGGTAATCCATGAGGATTGA
- the ltrA gene encoding group II intron reverse transcriptase/maturase, whose translation MNTVEKPMYEWNDINWRKLERNVFKLQKRIYQASNRGDVKLVRRLQKLLISSWAAKALSVRRVTQDNQGKKTAGVDGVKSLTPKQRLALIDKISLGSKVKPTRRVWIPKPGTDEERPLGIPTMEDRALQALVKLVLEPEWEARFEPNSYGFRPGRSCHDAIGAIFSAVSQKSKYVLDADISKCFDRINHDVLLSKLNTYPTLRRQIRAWLKAGVMDGNKLFPTDEGTPQGGVISPLLANVALHGIEELIMGLAPKFEMRDSRGHTYGLRDKIKSISLIRYADDFVVLHEDVEVVKLCKVEIEKWLSDIGLELKPSKTRLAHTLNKLDDEKPGFNFLGFNIRQFPVGKHNSSKGTRGTLLGFKTIISPSKESQKRHYRKVAEVINKSRGLNQATLIKNLNPIIRGWCNYFSTVVSKKIFDRLWHLVVWKLLKWGRHRHRNKGRGWTRLKYFKTVEGNNWVFATGEGNNPLKLIQHSSTEIKRYVKVKGMASPYDGDWIYWSSRMGVHPEIPVRVAKLLKRQKGKCAHCDNYFKDGDSIEVDHIAPKSKGGKESYDNWQLLHRHCHDTKTANDGSLGNKSSCKSAKPKPPVEPSLWAWENDMLVMTY comes from the coding sequence ATGAACACGGTAGAAAAACCGATGTATGAATGGAACGATATCAACTGGCGAAAGCTAGAGCGTAACGTTTTTAAATTGCAAAAGCGGATATATCAAGCGTCTAATCGTGGTGATGTCAAGCTAGTACGCAGACTCCAGAAACTGTTGATAAGTTCTTGGGCAGCAAAAGCATTATCGGTTCGTCGGGTAACACAAGATAATCAAGGAAAGAAGACGGCAGGCGTGGACGGTGTTAAATCGCTGACCCCAAAGCAACGTCTCGCACTGATAGATAAAATATCATTGGGTTCAAAGGTTAAGCCAACACGCCGAGTTTGGATACCCAAACCAGGGACAGATGAGGAAAGACCGTTAGGCATACCGACAATGGAAGACCGAGCCTTGCAAGCGTTAGTCAAACTGGTGTTAGAACCAGAATGGGAAGCGCGATTTGAACCTAACTCATACGGGTTCAGACCAGGACGCTCGTGCCACGATGCAATAGGAGCAATATTCAGTGCGGTAAGTCAGAAATCAAAATATGTGCTGGATGCCGATATCAGTAAATGCTTCGACCGCATTAACCATGATGTACTTCTCTCAAAATTAAATACCTATCCTACCCTACGGAGACAAATCCGGGCTTGGTTAAAAGCTGGTGTTATGGATGGAAACAAGCTGTTCCCAACTGATGAAGGGACACCACAGGGCGGGGTGATTTCACCTCTACTTGCCAATGTCGCCTTACATGGGATTGAGGAATTGATTATGGGTTTAGCCCCAAAATTCGAGATGAGAGACTCTCGTGGTCATACTTATGGATTACGAGACAAAATCAAATCGATTTCACTGATACGATATGCGGACGATTTCGTAGTTCTCCATGAGGATGTAGAAGTTGTGAAGCTGTGTAAGGTTGAGATAGAGAAGTGGTTAAGTGACATTGGGTTAGAATTAAAGCCGAGTAAAACAAGATTAGCCCACACCCTGAATAAACTAGATGATGAAAAACCTGGATTTAACTTTCTAGGATTCAACATCAGGCAGTTTCCAGTAGGAAAACACAACTCAAGTAAGGGAACTAGAGGCACTTTATTGGGCTTTAAAACTATTATCAGCCCTAGCAAGGAAAGTCAGAAAAGGCACTACAGAAAAGTTGCGGAAGTAATAAATAAATCGCGTGGGTTAAACCAAGCGACTTTAATAAAAAATCTCAATCCTATCATTAGGGGTTGGTGTAACTACTTCTCAACAGTCGTCAGCAAGAAAATATTTGATAGGCTGTGGCACTTAGTGGTTTGGAAGCTTCTCAAATGGGGTCGCCATCGTCATAGGAACAAGGGCAGAGGATGGACACGCCTTAAATACTTCAAAACCGTAGAAGGCAATAACTGGGTGTTCGCAACCGGAGAGGGTAACAATCCTCTAAAGCTCATACAACATAGTTCCACTGAAATAAAGCGCTATGTAAAAGTAAAAGGGATGGCATCACCCTATGACGGTGACTGGATATATTGGAGTTCAAGAATGGGAGTACACCCAGAAATACCCGTAAGAGTAGCCAAACTACTCAAGCGACAAAAAGGGAAATGCGCTCACTGCGATAACTACTTCAAAGATGGAGATTCGATAGAGGTTGACCACATCGCCCCCAAATCGAAAGGTGGAAAGGAATCGTATGATAATTGGCAGCTACTCCATCGACATTGCCACGACACAAAGACTGCCAATGATGGCAGTCTTGGTAACAAATCTAGCTGCAAAAGTGCTAAACCTAAGCCACCAGTGGAACCAAGCCTTTGGGCTTGGGAAAACGATATGTTGGTAATGACGTACTGA
- a CDS encoding FG-GAP-like repeat-containing protein, with protein sequence MESSGGGDSFTDFNLDLVTSNNEKTNNISVFLGDGKGNFNSPVNLSSPTNNGSIGGTQRTVVTGDFNGDSKLDIATNNSTDKSVSVFLGDGTGNFDTANNFNVATTGGFPQSVVAGDFNADGKLDLATSNYFSTYLSVLLGDGTGKFGTLSNFTIPNSFAYAYMLARDFNADGKLDIATAFDQTVSVLLNTSNTVNFGAATYSSVEGTTDTVVNIPVNITGGTPLNDVVVPILLDSSSTATQNTDYTFSPTSITFPAGATGDALTKNIAVTIKPDNLSENPETVIFNLGTITGGIAGFTKKTTLTISDRVSVAYAIAADTATIDEGNIGKKPLTFTVTRSNVTNGASSVKYAIAGTATNSSDYNNIGGTSGAKTATGTINFATGETSKTITLDVLGDTTVEPDETITVTLSDPTGIAAVTPIITADTATTTIINYTAPTPAPTPTPEPPTPTPPTPTPTPTPTPEPPTPTPTPTPEPPTPTPEPPTPTPTPTPEPPTPTPTPTPEPPTPTPEPPTPTPAPTPTPTPPTPTPEPPTPTPAPTPTPTPTPPTPTPTPTPTPAPTPPTPPTPTPTPAPTPPTPSETPTPSETPTPAPTPAPTPTPTPAPTPAPTPTPTPTPTPSETPTSPTPTPSATPTPTPLETPTPTSTESDCICNTIEYPNLDVPNEAENIITSNGSGEIQFGTPDNDVFYGSSNPNIFDAGFGNDNLYGGENNDTFYGNKQNDFVSGDRGDDILSGGKHNDIILGGEGEDLIFGDRGKDSINGKEDNDLLFGNSGADFIDGDKGNDIGLGGKGNDIISGSEGEDSLYGNFGDDSICGGDGKDFLSGNQNNDLLDGCLGNDTIYGGNGSDSLLGGSGDDVLYAGRGDDSLNGGDGTDLLLGGNGDDLLTGGLGSDVLSGGAGNDRFLLSTNSGIDTILDFEEGKDLLILANNLTFSQLSITQENSASFIRLSASGQILASLNGVSASQINAANFNLA encoded by the coding sequence TTGGAGAGCAGTGGAGGAGGCGACTCCTTCACTGACTTTAATCTCGATTTAGTCACGTCTAACAATGAAAAGACTAATAACATCTCCGTTTTCTTAGGAGATGGTAAAGGCAACTTTAACTCCCCCGTTAACCTTAGCTCCCCCACTAACAATGGCAGCATCGGCGGGACTCAGCGAACCGTCGTCACAGGCGACTTTAATGGTGACAGCAAACTCGATATCGCCACTAATAACAGCACCGATAAATCTGTCTCAGTCTTCTTGGGAGATGGTACGGGTAATTTTGATACTGCTAACAACTTTAATGTCGCAACTACTGGAGGATTTCCCCAATCTGTGGTTGCAGGGGATTTTAATGCCGACGGCAAACTCGATTTAGCCACGTCTAACTACTTTAGTACCTACCTTTCAGTTTTGTTAGGAGATGGTACGGGTAAATTTGGTACTCTCAGCAACTTTACGATCCCGAATTCTTTCGCATATGCTTATATGCTTGCGAGAGATTTTAATGCTGACGGCAAGTTGGATATAGCTACGGCTTTCGATCAAACTGTCTCGGTTCTGCTGAATACATCGAATACAGTTAATTTCGGTGCGGCCACTTACAGCAGCGTGGAAGGAACGACAGACACAGTAGTTAATATTCCCGTCAACATCACCGGTGGCACTCCCTTAAACGATGTAGTTGTGCCAATTCTCCTCGACTCCAGCAGCACAGCCACCCAAAATACAGACTACACCTTTTCCCCTACTTCGATTACCTTCCCCGCCGGTGCAACAGGTGACGCACTCACCAAGAATATTGCAGTTACTATCAAGCCTGACAATCTCTCTGAAAACCCCGAAACTGTAATTTTCAACCTTGGCACAATTACCGGTGGCATTGCGGGGTTCACAAAAAAAACAACACTAACTATTTCCGATCGGGTTTCTGTTGCTTATGCCATTGCCGCCGATACTGCCACCATTGACGAAGGCAATATCGGCAAAAAACCTCTAACTTTCACTGTGACTCGCAGCAACGTCACTAACGGGGCAAGTAGCGTCAAATATGCGATCGCAGGAACAGCTACCAACAGCAGCGATTATAACAATATCGGCGGCACTTCTGGGGCAAAAACTGCTACTGGCACGATTAATTTTGCGACTGGTGAAACATCAAAAACCATCACTCTGGATGTGTTGGGCGACACCACGGTTGAACCCGATGAAACTATTACCGTCACCCTGTCAGATCCCACAGGCATCGCAGCGGTAACACCAATAATTACCGCTGATACCGCTACCACAACTATTATTAACTACACTGCACCGACGCCAGCGCCGACGCCGACACCAGAACCACCGACACCGACACCGCCAACGCCGACACCAACGCCAACGCCGACACCAGAACCACCGACACCGACACCAACGCCCACACCAGAACCACCAACGCCGACACCAGAACCACCAACGCCTACACCAACGCCCACACCAGAACCACCGACACCGACACCAACGCCCACACCAGAACCACCGACACCGACACCAGAACCACCGACACCGACACCAGCGCCCACACCGACGCCCACACCGCCGACGCCGACACCAGAACCACCGACACCGACACCAGCGCCTACACCAACGCCGACACCGACACCGCCAACGCCGACACCAACGCCGACACCGACGCCAGCGCCAACACCGCCGACACCGCCGACGCCAACACCGACGCCAGCGCCAACACCGCCGACGCCATCGGAAACTCCGACGCCATCGGAAACTCCGACGCCAGCGCCAACACCAGCGCCTACACCAACACCGACGCCAGCGCCAACACCAGCGCCTACACCAACACCGACGCCAACTCCCACACCATCGGAAACTCCGACTTCACCAACTCCCACGCCATCGGCAACTCCGACGCCAACGCCATTGGAAACGCCGACACCAACTTCAACTGAAAGTGATTGCATTTGCAATACTATTGAGTATCCAAATTTGGATGTACCCAATGAAGCTGAAAATATTATCACCAGCAACGGCAGCGGTGAAATCCAGTTTGGTACTCCAGACAATGACGTTTTTTACGGCAGTTCCAATCCGAACATATTCGATGCGGGTTTCGGCAATGACAACTTATATGGGGGCGAAAACAACGATACTTTTTACGGCAACAAACAAAATGATTTTGTTAGCGGCGATCGGGGAGATGATATCCTGTCTGGTGGCAAACACAATGATATCATTTTGGGCGGTGAAGGTGAAGATCTCATTTTCGGCGATCGGGGCAAAGATTCGATAAATGGCAAGGAAGACAATGACTTACTTTTTGGCAATTCCGGTGCTGATTTTATCGACGGCGATAAAGGAAATGATATCGGATTGGGGGGTAAGGGAAATGATATTATCTCGGGCAGCGAAGGTGAGGATAGTCTTTACGGTAACTTCGGAGATGATAGTATCTGCGGAGGTGATGGCAAGGATTTCTTAAGCGGAAATCAGAATAACGATTTGCTAGATGGATGCCTTGGGAATGACACTATTTATGGTGGCAATGGTAGCGATTCATTGCTGGGAGGTAGCGGTGATGATGTTTTGTATGCCGGCCGCGGTGATGACAGTTTGAATGGCGGTGATGGCACCGATCTTCTACTGGGTGGTAACGGTGATGATTTGCTGACTGGCGGTTTGGGAAGTGATGTTTTGTCAGGAGGTGCTGGCAACGATCGATTCTTGCTTTCCACCAATTCTGGCATCGATACTATCTTGGATTTTGAGGAGGGCAAAGATTTGCTAATACTGGCCAACAATCTCACTTTCTCCCAACTGTCAATTACTCAAGAAAACAGTGCAAGTTTCATCCGTTTGTCAGCAAGTGGTCAGATTTTAGCTTCTCTGAATGGAGTGTCTGCCAGCCAGATTAATGCTGCCAATTTCAATCTAGCTTAG
- a CDS encoding C39 family peptidase translates to MTSSNIILSYLGPRELEVNRAAVLVGTFDKNLVAAISALEGSNALNVGINLSRGIWNIGLEKGFDSAGTRTVQVRATDKTGKVIGQQTINIKVNPASGSPAQFLTLITVTDTKFKAGTLPASNLNELQKADVPVGKIYQVSDYELEDGHLNVQLNNAISPVGTSGFFYEKHVVITKGAKILIFDRAELPAPPPGMQLLWAIKKTWLKLTPADSATLGQTQKLQFNLGETFNILGYACVENHFRVAFARPVPNLGTSGFLYWQHVQILRDGRGIEYDRNAVTMTIIKTTVFKKRPVNAASLPPQEKITLPAGMIYGIAGFSIEQSHIKVSLTENLPQFGNTGFIYPDFVQFSRGGKSFNPAVNLTYQGPSEVLVNQPIVLRGTFDRQQAAKIEVIAEDTLPLTVTLNQETSTWQVNLSKGFSVAGARWLRLRATDSKGNVTGSQIIYITVSSDPLTVGRGLTLKIVSDTLFKVAPLDSSRLNNQQKVLVKAGQTLAVSKYGFIDGHLKVVVDSAISPIGTFGYFYEPDVQLAKGTQILRFDLADVPNSNVSAQLLVTQTTQIKAKPEDSSKLPADQIADLLLGTTYAITGYACILGHFRVTLAESIPGFGNIGFIYWQDVKIKKDGKEVPFDPAALTMTILQATVFKKRPVDAASLSSTEKTTLPLGRVYGVNSYGAEGSHLKVSLTEELPNFGNTGYVFPSFVQFKRGDKIFDPVPNNVELNVPYFSQRDNPRFDWSTCNVTAIAMVFYYYGVRSEGGGQLEDELLQWCFDYAGQGSQTDHNVLSALIQAYGFKTSFSTTRTWAEVRSELLNRRPVVLAGDFTAAGHILTVIGYNSQGYIVQDPWGDALTGYSNTEGRKLMYPYSYVNQVAGPDGNVWAHFISR, encoded by the coding sequence ATGACAAGCAGCAACATTATTTTGAGTTACTTAGGCCCGCGAGAACTTGAGGTCAATAGAGCCGCTGTCTTAGTTGGCACTTTTGACAAAAATCTAGTGGCAGCCATTTCAGCATTAGAAGGCTCAAATGCCCTGAATGTCGGGATAAATCTCTCTAGAGGCATTTGGAACATCGGTTTAGAAAAAGGATTCGATAGCGCAGGAACTCGCACAGTGCAGGTGAGGGCAACTGATAAGACTGGCAAAGTTATCGGCCAACAAACAATTAACATCAAAGTTAATCCTGCTTCTGGGTCACCCGCTCAATTTTTGACGTTAATTACTGTCACAGATACCAAATTCAAAGCCGGAACACTGCCCGCCAGCAATCTCAACGAGCTGCAAAAAGCGGACGTACCAGTAGGGAAAATTTATCAAGTTAGCGACTACGAGTTAGAAGACGGACATCTGAATGTTCAACTAAATAATGCAATTTCTCCGGTAGGAACCTCTGGTTTTTTCTACGAAAAACACGTAGTTATAACCAAAGGCGCAAAAATTCTCATATTCGATCGCGCCGAGTTGCCTGCCCCGCCGCCTGGAATGCAGTTACTGTGGGCGATCAAAAAGACCTGGTTAAAGTTAACCCCCGCAGATTCTGCAACTTTAGGACAAACTCAGAAATTACAATTTAACCTGGGAGAAACTTTCAATATTCTCGGCTACGCTTGCGTGGAAAACCATTTCCGAGTCGCTTTTGCTCGGCCAGTTCCTAACTTAGGAACTTCGGGATTTCTGTACTGGCAGCACGTCCAAATTTTGCGAGACGGGAGGGGAATTGAGTATGATAGAAACGCAGTTACGATGACAATCATCAAAACGACTGTGTTTAAAAAGCGCCCGGTAAATGCGGCTAGCCTCCCACCCCAAGAAAAAATTACCTTGCCGGCGGGAATGATTTACGGAATTGCCGGATTCTCGATCGAACAAAGCCACATAAAAGTCTCTCTGACCGAGAATTTGCCGCAATTTGGCAATACCGGTTTCATTTATCCCGATTTTGTGCAATTCAGCCGCGGCGGCAAATCTTTTAATCCCGCTGTGAATTTAACTTATCAAGGGCCGTCAGAAGTTTTGGTAAATCAGCCGATCGTCCTTCGGGGTACTTTTGACCGGCAACAAGCAGCAAAAATTGAGGTGATAGCTGAGGATACATTGCCCCTAACCGTCACGCTAAACCAAGAGACCAGCACTTGGCAAGTTAATTTGTCTAAAGGATTTAGCGTAGCGGGAGCTCGGTGGCTCAGGTTGCGGGCAACTGACAGCAAAGGCAACGTTACTGGCAGCCAAATAATTTACATTACCGTAAGTTCCGATCCGCTGACTGTCGGACGAGGTTTGACCTTAAAGATAGTTTCTGACACTTTGTTTAAGGTAGCTCCCCTTGATTCTTCCCGGCTCAACAATCAACAAAAAGTTCTGGTCAAAGCAGGTCAGACTTTGGCGGTTAGCAAATACGGATTTATTGACGGGCATCTCAAGGTGGTTGTGGATTCAGCAATTTCGCCGATCGGTACTTTTGGCTATTTTTACGAACCCGACGTTCAGCTTGCTAAAGGTACTCAAATCCTAAGATTTGACCTAGCAGACGTACCGAATAGCAACGTCAGCGCTCAACTGTTGGTAACTCAAACAACTCAGATTAAAGCTAAACCCGAAGATTCATCGAAACTGCCTGCCGATCAAATTGCTGACCTACTTTTAGGCACTACCTATGCCATTACTGGTTATGCCTGCATTTTGGGGCATTTCCGAGTAACTCTCGCCGAATCTATTCCCGGTTTCGGCAATATCGGATTTATTTATTGGCAGGACGTTAAAATTAAAAAAGACGGCAAAGAAGTTCCCTTTGACCCCGCTGCTTTGACGATGACAATCCTGCAAGCAACTGTGTTTAAAAAACGGCCGGTAGATGCTGCTAGCCTGAGCAGTACCGAGAAAACTACGCTGCCTTTAGGTCGAGTTTACGGCGTGAACAGCTACGGTGCGGAAGGATCTCACCTGAAAGTTTCCCTGACTGAAGAACTGCCGAATTTTGGCAATACAGGTTATGTTTTTCCTAGTTTTGTTCAGTTCAAGCGGGGAGATAAAATTTTCGATCCGGTTCCGAACAATGTGGAATTGAACGTGCCGTATTTTTCGCAGCGGGACAATCCGCGTTTTGACTGGTCTACTTGCAACGTAACAGCGATCGCGATGGTATTTTATTACTACGGCGTTCGTTCTGAGGGGGGCGGACAATTGGAGGATGAGTTGTTGCAGTGGTGTTTCGACTATGCCGGCCAGGGTTCTCAAACAGATCACAACGTGCTTTCGGCGCTGATTCAGGCCTACGGGTTTAAGACGAGTTTTAGTACGACCCGCACGTGGGCCGAGGTGCGATCGGAATTGCTGAATCGGCGGCCGGTAGTTTTAGCAGGAGATTTTACTGCTGCCGGTCACATTCTTACTGTAATTGGCTACAATTCTCAGGGTTATATCGTGCAAGATCCTTGGGGAGATGCACTCACTGGTTACAGCAATACTGAGGGGAGAAAGTTGATGTATCCCTACAGTTACGTCAATCAAGTGGCTGGGCCAGATGGGAATGTTTGGGCGCATTTTATTTCTCGATAA